From the Synechococcus sp. HK01-R genome, one window contains:
- a CDS encoding aminotransferase class IV, whose protein sequence is MSNQSTQNSKPESISWCNGRWGSAKELGIPLSDRGLLLADGLFETVLVQAGKPRLLEDHLQRWQTSAALLAMAPPPEADWLKGLISEAIDRCGLGGEGNESSGALRLNWSRGDGDGRGIELPTAATDPSQHRFWLTLQHHTPSFSPVRCWISRHEHRNATSQLSRCKTFAYGQAIQARREARTHGADDALLLSSKGDLCCGSTANLLVLRQGTWITPPLSSGCLPGIMRARTLTLPNANEEPLGTQPQPGDQWLLINSLGCRPLAQVDDQPLNVNAASAQALWSNLLD, encoded by the coding sequence ATGAGCAACCAGTCCACGCAGAACTCCAAGCCTGAGTCGATCAGCTGGTGCAACGGCCGTTGGGGTTCTGCAAAGGAGCTGGGGATACCCCTCAGCGACCGAGGCCTGCTGCTGGCAGACGGTCTGTTTGAGACCGTGCTGGTGCAGGCGGGAAAACCGCGGCTGCTGGAGGACCATCTCCAGCGCTGGCAGACGAGTGCGGCGCTGCTGGCCATGGCCCCTCCCCCTGAAGCGGATTGGCTGAAAGGCCTGATCAGCGAAGCAATCGACCGCTGCGGTCTAGGCGGGGAAGGGAATGAAAGCAGCGGCGCCCTGCGCTTGAACTGGAGCCGAGGCGATGGCGATGGCCGCGGGATCGAGCTTCCAACCGCAGCCACCGATCCAAGCCAGCATCGCTTTTGGTTGACGTTGCAGCATCACACCCCGAGTTTCTCCCCGGTCCGTTGCTGGATCAGTCGCCATGAACACCGCAATGCCACAAGCCAGCTGAGCCGTTGCAAAACCTTCGCCTATGGCCAAGCGATTCAAGCCCGACGAGAAGCACGGACCCACGGCGCCGACGATGCCCTGCTGCTGAGCAGCAAAGGGGATCTTTGCTGCGGCAGTACCGCCAACCTGCTGGTCCTTCGCCAAGGCACCTGGATCACCCCGCCTCTGAGCAGCGGCTGTCTGCCAGGCATCATGCGAGCCCGCACCCTGACCCTGCCCAACGCCAACGAGGAACCACTCGGCACACAACCGCAACCAGGGGATCAGTGGCTCCTGATCAACAGCCTTGGATGCAGGCCGCTGGCGCAGGTCGACGACCAACCCCTGAACGTCAATGCGGCCAGCGCCCAGGCACTCTGGAGCAACCTGCTGGACTGA
- a CDS encoding ecotin family protein produces the protein MAPAAQAIPRLDLSGYPAPAPGLQRWVIQPSGLLPKSPDALISRNPLDWRVQLIVGQEVAKDCNLKRLSGPGLSLRRLPQASGRALFELKGPVVVMSTRKACPPDQTSGRSFLALGKQPFLVPYNASWPIVVDLPKGTELRWRIWKAETRQQDAVKL, from the coding sequence ATGGCACCGGCTGCACAGGCGATTCCCCGTTTGGATCTCAGCGGATATCCCGCACCGGCGCCGGGGCTGCAGCGTTGGGTGATTCAGCCCTCTGGTCTGCTGCCGAAGAGTCCAGACGCTCTCATCTCCAGGAATCCTCTGGACTGGCGTGTGCAGTTGATCGTGGGTCAGGAGGTGGCAAAGGATTGCAACCTCAAGCGACTCAGCGGCCCAGGCCTGAGCCTGCGTCGTCTGCCTCAGGCATCCGGCAGGGCTCTTTTCGAGCTGAAGGGTCCGGTGGTGGTGATGAGCACCCGTAAGGCCTGCCCGCCGGATCAGACATCAGGGCGTTCTTTCCTCGCCCTTGGCAAACAGCCTTTTCTTGTGCCCTACAACGCCTCTTGGCCGATTGTGGTGGATCTGCCCAAGGGCACCGAACTGCGCTGGCGGATTTGGAAGGCGGAAACCCGTCAGCAGGACGCCGTAAAGCTTTGA
- a CDS encoding anthranilate synthase component I family protein, which translates to MLIRDACPWREPSWIATALAADHGEDGLIWLDGDGSDLGRWVTLAVDPIEQVCCRGLPSDADAANPFTALRSLGPGHWSGWLSYDAAAWLESGNPWKADSMASLWIARHDPVLRFDLQRQELWLEGMDPARHAAMLRWLSNLPDHPATPEAPAPRHSPWHRHTDRDGFVVGVERIRELIAAGDLFQANLTACSSCKLLEPISNLQLYRRLRQRCPAPFGGLIVAAGEAAGEALLSTSPERFLSVEPDGRVETRPIKGTRPRDPDPERDADLAAELICSGKDRAENVMIVDLLRNDLGRVCQTGSVQVPQLVGLESYAQVHHLTSVITAQLREGATWVELLEASWPGGSISGAPKLRACQRLQELEPVGRGPYCGSLLRIDWNGRFDSNILIRTVLRQNNQLRLHAGCGIVTDSQPEAEADELDWKLLPLLEALG; encoded by the coding sequence GTGTTGATCCGTGACGCCTGCCCCTGGCGAGAGCCGTCGTGGATTGCGACGGCCTTAGCGGCTGACCATGGGGAAGACGGCCTGATCTGGCTGGATGGCGATGGCAGCGATCTGGGTCGTTGGGTCACCCTGGCGGTCGATCCAATCGAGCAGGTCTGCTGCAGAGGGCTGCCCAGTGACGCTGATGCAGCCAATCCCTTCACCGCCCTCCGCAGCCTGGGCCCCGGCCACTGGAGCGGCTGGCTCAGTTATGACGCAGCCGCGTGGCTGGAGTCAGGCAACCCCTGGAAAGCCGACTCGATGGCGAGCCTCTGGATCGCCCGGCATGACCCAGTGCTGCGTTTCGATCTCCAGCGGCAGGAACTCTGGCTGGAAGGCATGGATCCAGCTCGCCATGCGGCAATGCTGCGCTGGCTGAGCAATCTCCCGGATCACCCTGCGACCCCCGAGGCTCCAGCACCACGCCACAGCCCCTGGCACCGTCACACGGACCGGGATGGCTTTGTGGTCGGTGTGGAGCGGATCCGGGAGCTGATCGCCGCCGGGGATCTTTTCCAGGCCAACCTCACCGCCTGCAGCAGCTGCAAGCTGCTCGAGCCCATCAGCAATCTGCAGCTCTACAGGCGCCTACGCCAACGCTGTCCGGCACCGTTCGGCGGACTGATCGTGGCGGCGGGAGAGGCGGCAGGGGAGGCACTGCTTTCCACATCACCGGAGCGGTTCCTCTCGGTGGAGCCCGACGGTCGGGTGGAAACCAGGCCAATCAAAGGCACCCGGCCCCGCGATCCAGATCCGGAGCGGGACGCTGATCTGGCGGCCGAACTGATCTGCAGCGGGAAGGACCGAGCGGAGAACGTGATGATCGTCGACCTCTTGCGCAACGACCTGGGACGGGTCTGCCAAACGGGTTCGGTGCAGGTGCCTCAATTGGTGGGCCTTGAAAGCTACGCACAGGTGCATCACCTCACGTCGGTGATCACCGCTCAGCTCCGGGAGGGCGCGACTTGGGTGGAGCTGCTGGAGGCGAGCTGGCCGGGGGGATCAATCAGCGGTGCCCCAAAGCTGCGGGCCTGCCAACGCTTGCAGGAGCTTGAGCCAGTCGGGAGGGGGCCCTACTGCGGCTCCCTGTTGCGCATCGACTGGAACGGCCGTTTCGACAGCAATATCCTCATCCGCACGGTGCTGCGGCAAAACAACCAACTGCGCCTGCATGCAGGCTGCGGGATCGTCACCGACTCGCAACCCGAAGCAGAAGCGGACGAACTGGACTGGAAACTGCTGCCACTGCTGGAGGCCCTGGGATGA
- the queC gene encoding 7-cyano-7-deazaguanine synthase QueC, with amino-acid sequence MTDSIAIALLSGGLDSATAAALAIEAGQRVIGLSFDYGQRHRRELEAASRLASTLGLAEHLTIAVNLASWGGSSLTDAQLTIPSDGVQDGVIPSTYVPGRNTVFIAIGLSLAEARGAERLVLGVNAIDYSGYPDCRPDYLAAFQTLANLSSRAGREGRGPRLWAPLVEWSKQRIVEEALRLGVPIEQTWSCYSGGAEPCGVCDSCRIRDEALRSAGRPDLCSPCAPGGIQPC; translated from the coding sequence ATGACCGATTCCATCGCGATTGCCCTCCTATCCGGAGGGCTTGATTCCGCCACCGCCGCCGCCCTGGCCATCGAAGCCGGGCAAAGGGTGATCGGCCTCTCCTTCGACTACGGCCAGCGCCATCGCCGTGAACTGGAGGCCGCCAGTCGACTGGCAAGCACCCTGGGGCTGGCGGAACACCTCACCATCGCGGTCAATCTCGCCAGCTGGGGGGGGTCATCCCTCACCGATGCGCAACTCACGATTCCCAGTGATGGCGTTCAAGACGGGGTGATCCCCTCCACCTATGTGCCTGGGCGAAACACCGTCTTCATTGCGATCGGCCTCAGCCTCGCGGAGGCACGGGGTGCAGAACGACTGGTGCTGGGGGTCAATGCCATTGATTACTCCGGTTATCCCGACTGCCGACCCGACTATCTGGCCGCTTTTCAAACCCTGGCCAATCTGAGCAGTCGGGCTGGGCGGGAAGGCCGGGGTCCACGACTCTGGGCACCGCTGGTGGAATGGAGCAAACAGCGGATCGTGGAGGAGGCGCTGAGGTTGGGGGTGCCCATTGAGCAGACCTGGAGCTGCTACAGCGGTGGTGCCGAACCGTGCGGTGTCTGCGACAGCTGCCGCATTCGTGATGAGGCTCTGAGAAGCGCCGGGCGGCCGGATCTCTGCAGCCCTTGCGCTCCAGGCGGCATCCAGCCGTGTTGA
- a CDS encoding APC family permease, producing MELKRDLGISTLTLAVVSSTIGSGWLFAPYFSARSAGPASLLAWVVGGAMAFVLALVFAELGALVNSSGALAQIPLLSHGRLSGFIGGWSAWISYVSLPTIEVLALLQYLASSLPWLTHDEGGQQLLTGAGQLLAVALLVFFTWINLAGVNRLAQWIDSLTIWKLIVPVLVSVTLMLLAGHWGNLGIRVPMGQGALVDAIGSGGILFSLLGFRTAMDLAGEARSPQRDVPLAMGLGLGLCLGIYLILQLAFLVSVPPADLAGGWSRLTLSAHGGPMVALALGLGLGWVATLLLIDAVISPGATALTFVGVSARVSWMMGECGLLPKGLGRLNNRGVPHWALISSLVIGSALLWIGPSWQTVVSFLTSTLVIALAMGPVSLLSLRRQLPNEPRRFRIPQARLLCSIAFVMATWATSWCGRPALEGAVVVILIPTLIYVANRWRQRQPIDARAGLWWILYLGLLLLDMELFSEGQPFALPTGLHLLLLTVLALVVLPLAVKNALPQVSPHALTGLGAGDPTG from the coding sequence ATGGAACTGAAACGCGATCTGGGGATCAGCACCCTCACCCTGGCCGTGGTCAGCAGCACGATCGGGTCTGGGTGGTTGTTCGCGCCTTACTTCTCAGCCCGTAGCGCCGGGCCAGCGAGCCTGCTGGCCTGGGTTGTCGGTGGAGCCATGGCCTTCGTGCTGGCCCTGGTGTTCGCCGAGCTGGGAGCACTCGTCAACAGCTCAGGCGCCCTAGCCCAGATCCCGCTGCTCAGCCATGGGCGGCTCTCCGGCTTTATCGGCGGCTGGAGCGCCTGGATCTCTTACGTCTCCCTACCCACCATCGAGGTTCTGGCCCTGCTGCAGTACCTGGCCAGCAGCCTGCCCTGGCTCACCCACGACGAGGGTGGCCAGCAACTGCTCACCGGTGCCGGTCAGCTGCTGGCTGTTGCACTGCTGGTGTTCTTTACCTGGATCAATCTCGCTGGAGTCAACCGACTGGCCCAATGGATCGACAGCCTCACGATCTGGAAACTGATCGTGCCGGTGCTGGTTTCAGTGACCCTGATGCTTCTGGCAGGCCATTGGGGCAACCTCGGCATTCGGGTCCCCATGGGACAGGGTGCCCTCGTGGACGCGATCGGCAGTGGTGGCATCCTGTTCAGCCTGCTGGGATTCCGCACCGCCATGGATCTCGCCGGGGAAGCACGCAGCCCGCAGAGAGACGTGCCCCTAGCGATGGGATTGGGCCTGGGTCTCTGTCTGGGGATTTACTTGATCCTCCAGCTGGCCTTCCTGGTGAGCGTGCCTCCTGCAGACCTCGCCGGAGGCTGGTCACGCCTCACTCTCAGCGCCCATGGTGGGCCGATGGTGGCCCTTGCCCTTGGCCTCGGCCTGGGCTGGGTGGCCACCCTGCTGCTGATCGACGCTGTGATCTCACCGGGAGCCACGGCCCTCACCTTCGTTGGGGTGTCGGCACGGGTGAGCTGGATGATGGGTGAATGCGGCCTTCTACCGAAAGGGCTCGGACGTCTCAACAACCGTGGCGTTCCCCACTGGGCATTAATCAGCAGCCTCGTGATCGGCTCCGCGCTGCTCTGGATCGGTCCGAGCTGGCAGACGGTGGTGAGTTTCCTCACCTCCACCCTGGTGATCGCCCTGGCGATGGGCCCGGTGAGCTTGCTGAGCCTGAGGCGGCAGCTCCCGAATGAACCCCGCCGGTTCCGCATCCCCCAGGCGCGGTTGCTCTGCAGCATCGCCTTCGTGATGGCCACCTGGGCCACCAGCTGGTGCGGCCGTCCAGCCCTGGAGGGAGCCGTGGTGGTGATCCTGATCCCCACACTGATCTATGTCGCCAACCGCTGGCGGCAACGCCAGCCAATCGATGCCCGCGCCGGTCTTTGGTGGATCCTCTATCTGGGTCTGCTGCTGCTGGACATGGAACTGTTCAGCGAAGGACAACCCTTCGCCCTGCCAACCGGCCTCCACCTACTGCTGCTTACGGTCCTTGCCCTCGTGGTGCTGCCCCTGGCGGTGAAGAACGCGCTGCCGCAGGTCTCCCCCCACGCCCTCACTGGCTTAGGAGCAGGAGACCCAACCGGCTGA